The Spiroplasma clarkii genome has a window encoding:
- a CDS encoding ABC transporter ATP-binding protein, translating into MAFEQLAKSEITKKIEAERKNRGYVRMLFRYFKKHPLFAFTILFFAMLTSTIGVSAPLVMRQLMTCIQTGGTTTFIVWDFSLQHWIIFQVCLFVLLGFCFFALNFSVGTLGKRIETYLRNETLKALILQDISYYSNKKIGEILTKIGTDTWIIGEQTQNIPTLILLAIFNFVGSSIVLISIDWRLGLIAMSFVTLGLSSMFLFFSRIKKWIVQLRTTITYVNGDITDRIATIRLIKASGTEVYEKQRFRDIHVEFFQTVKAFFRRLSLVITSGFIAVMGMQLLILSSAYGFYHDRPDKLLIITTAFMSGLGSMTSPIYQVLRLIFGFFMCDECTKRLYQIIDSEPRFDAHYYNDAAKIVTSLDQDIILKDIVFKYPEDPSKTVLPAFNFTFKKGKSYAFVGETGSGKSTISKLLLRFYDPTEGQILINGDTNLKDVKLKSYLDLVGYVEQEPQIIFGTVKDNIKYTTPWKTDEEIIAAAKKVNLHDLIMSWPHQYDTILGERGFMLSGGQKQRLVIARMFLKDPQVLILDEATSALDNIVEKEVQAELEKLMVGRTSVSIAHRLSTIKNCDQIIVLAPGQGVVQVGAFDELRNQPGHFKNLYEAGLMKADKITI; encoded by the coding sequence ATGGCATTTGAACAATTAGCAAAATCAGAAATTACTAAAAAAATTGAAGCTGAAAGAAAAAACCGTGGTTATGTAAGGATGCTCTTTCGTTATTTTAAAAAACATCCTTTATTCGCCTTTACCATTTTATTTTTTGCAATGTTAACTTCAACCATTGGAGTTTCAGCACCTTTGGTAATGCGTCAGTTGATGACATGTATTCAAACTGGGGGAACTACCACATTTATTGTTTGAGATTTTAGTTTACAACACTGAATTATTTTTCAAGTTTGTTTATTTGTTTTATTAGGATTTTGTTTCTTTGCTTTAAATTTCTCAGTGGGAACATTGGGTAAAAGGATTGAAACATATTTGAGAAATGAAACTTTAAAAGCACTTATTTTACAAGATATTTCTTATTATTCAAATAAAAAAATTGGGGAAATTTTAACAAAAATTGGGACTGACACCTGAATTATTGGTGAACAAACTCAAAATATTCCTACCTTGATACTACTAGCAATCTTTAACTTTGTTGGTTCTTCAATTGTGTTAATTTCAATTGACTGAAGACTTGGATTAATTGCAATGTCATTTGTAACTTTAGGGTTATCATCAATGTTTTTATTCTTTTCAAGAATTAAAAAATGAATTGTACAATTAAGAACTACCATAACTTATGTGAATGGGGATATTACTGATAGAATTGCCACTATTAGATTAATAAAAGCTAGTGGTACTGAAGTTTATGAAAAGCAAAGATTTAGAGATATTCATGTTGAATTCTTTCAAACAGTAAAAGCCTTTTTTAGAAGACTAAGTTTAGTGATTACAAGTGGTTTTATTGCTGTTATGGGAATGCAACTGTTGATTTTAAGTTCAGCATATGGGTTTTATCATGATCGTCCAGATAAACTGTTGATTATTACTACTGCTTTTATGTCTGGATTAGGGTCAATGACTTCACCAATCTACCAAGTTTTAAGATTAATTTTTGGATTCTTTATGTGTGATGAGTGTACAAAAAGACTTTATCAAATCATTGACTCTGAACCTCGTTTTGATGCTCATTACTACAATGATGCTGCAAAAATTGTAACAAGTTTAGATCAAGATATTATCCTTAAAGATATTGTTTTTAAATATCCAGAAGATCCAAGTAAAACTGTCTTACCAGCATTTAACTTTACTTTTAAAAAAGGTAAAAGCTATGCTTTTGTTGGTGAAACTGGAAGTGGTAAATCAACCATTTCTAAACTCTTATTAAGATTTTATGACCCAACTGAGGGACAAATATTAATTAATGGTGATACTAACTTAAAAGACGTGAAATTAAAGTCTTATTTAGACTTAGTGGGTTATGTAGAACAAGAACCCCAAATTATTTTTGGTACTGTTAAAGACAATATTAAGTATACAACTCCCTGAAAAACTGATGAAGAAATTATTGCAGCAGCAAAAAAAGTTAATTTACATGACTTAATTATGTCTTGACCACATCAATATGACACAATTTTGGGAGAACGTGGTTTTATGTTAAGTGGAGGGCAAAAACAAAGACTTGTAATTGCTCGTATGTTCTTAAAAGATCCTCAAGTTTTAATTTTAGATGAAGCCACTAGTGCTCTTGACAACATTGTTGAAAAAGAAGTTCAAGCCGAGTTAGAAAAACTAATGGTGGGAAGAACCAGTGTTTCAATTGCACACAGATTAAGTACTATCAAAAATTGTGACCAAATTATTGTACTAGCTCCTGGTCAAGGAGTTGTTCAAGTGGGAGCTTTTGATGAACTAAGAAATCAACCTGGTCATTTTAAAAACCTTTATGAAGCTGGTTTAATGAAAGCTGATAAAATCACAATTTAA